The nucleotide window CCGGGCTCACTACCGCTTGCATCTAAGGCTACAGGAAGTTCACTACTTCCATTGGTGGTATTATCATAGAAATACATGATAAAGCCACGACCATCACCCCATGTTGTTGTAACATTTATAGGTTCCATCCAGCCATCAGTACCTGAGCCACTAGACGCAGGATTAAAATAGAAACTCGCATCTGCTGTGGCATCACTACCACCTCCAATACCTTGAACAGGAGAATCATCCGAAACATCAGATACATTTCCACTTGTAATAGGCATGGACAGCATTCTCCATCCTGCATCACCATGTATAATTACGGAAGGATCAGAAGAAACTGTTAGTGCACTTGTTAATGGAGAAAAACCTGCTGTAGAATTTTGGCGCGTCCAATTGGTACTATCATTTGCAGCGAGGTCTATGGCAGCTACTGTTCCTGTAGGTGTTGTACCTGAGTACCATGCAGTTGCATATGCAGTAGAAGCATCCTGTCCTAAAGCTACAGCAGTTGCACCATTAACTAAACCCTTTGGTAAAGCGGAAGTTGAAGTAGTTGTAGCATCTGCATCCCATGTGTTTTTTGCCAAGTTTACAGCTGACAAATAAGTGGTATCAGTGCCTAAAGTTTGAAAAATGATAACTTGATCTGAACCAGAATTCACTAGTTGAAACGAACCTGATACTGAGCTAAATGGTGCTACATTTTCTGAGTTTTCACCAAAACTAAGAATGGTTCCTGCAGAAATTGCACTAGGTGCAGTATATTTTATGATTCCCTCACTGCTATATAATGATGTCCCATTTGCTTTCACACCCTTGTCTGTTATAAAAAACTCAGTCCCTGTATCAAGGTCTTTGAGTACTGCAATATGAACTGAATCATTTACATCTGCCTGCACTGCCACAATTGCCACATCACCTGGGTCTAATTGTGTTTGAGCCTGCCCTGAACTTACCGATAACAACAGTGCAAAAACGATCGCACATAGTATCTTATCTCTCATATTCTCTCCATTAGTTAAAATTTGTAAACATCAAACAATATTATTTTCGGTGGAATTCCAAATATCTTAAGGGATACTAACCTATTGTTTTCTAGTATTATAGAAAATCAATGTTTTATAAACACTTGTGCCACAGAGAGTTAAAACGCTCTTAATACGTTATTTAAACTCATATTAAATTTGTGTAAATAGCTGAACACCATGGTGTTTCACAAATTCTAGGCAAAAAAAAAGCAACGCTGAGTAGCGTTGCTTAAGATTTGGATAAAATTAAGGCCTAGTACTTGTAAAAGCCTTCGCCTGTTTTATTCCCTAATTTGCCTGCATCTACCATTTTAACAAGCAGTGGTGCAGGACGGTATTTAGGATCTTTGAATCCTTCATACAGAACATTCAAGATATCGAGGCAAACATCTAAACCGATGAAATCAGCTAAACGAAGTGGTCCCATTGGGTGAGCCATTCCTAACTTCATTACTTCATCTACATTCTCTGGAGTTGCAACGCCTTCATGTACACAGAAAATTGCCTCATTAATCATAGGCATAAGTACTCGGTTGCTCACAAAACCAGGGAAATCATTTACTGGAACAGGTACCTTGGCTAATAACTTTGAAGTCTCCTCAACGATTGTGTAGGTATCGTCATCAGTTTCTAAGCCGCGCACAATCTCAACCAATTTCATTACTGGCACTGGGTTGAAGAAATGCATCCCAATAAATTTTTCTGGGCGAGACGTTAGAGCGGCTAACTTGGTGATAGAAATAGAAGAGGTATTTGAAGCAAAGATGGCATGCTCTTGGGCATTCGCATCAACTTGCTCCCACACACTTTTCTTGATGTCGTAGTTTTCAGGTACGGCTTCAACAATAAGGTCCACATCTTTCACACCTTCAGCGATATCCAATACGGGCTGAATACTTTCGAGCGTAGTAACTTTCTGTTCAGCGCTAACCTTCTCTTTCTTAACCATTCGCTCTAGGTTTTTGTCGATGGTTGAGATTGCGCGATCTGCAAATTCTTGTTTCGTTTCGATTAGATTAACAGGGATACCATTCATTGCAAATACGTGTGCAATACCATTACCCATGGTTCCACCGCCGATTACAGCTACTTTTTTGATGCTCATTTACTTCTTTATTTGAATTTAGAGTTTCCTTTAAAGTAAGAAAGTTTGGAAGCGCTTTTCAAATCGGATAAAGCTGTTACCTACTTTTACTATTCCGCGTATACATCTATTTTAAAAATTGAATCGTTGTTTTTCTTTACCTCTCTCTGCTTTACCTTAACACAGGCATTTTCGGTGTTATCAATCATCTCAAAATCAATTAACAGTCTTATTAATTTTCAATGAAGACGTTTTCGAAGCTTCTAATCTTCTTTCTCATTTTATTTTTTGGAGTTACAGGGTTAGCCATCTATTGGACTTTCTATAAACCCCTTCCTAACTATGAAGCCACCATTCCGCTAAGTGCACTTAATGCAGAGGTGGATATACATTGGGATGAATTTGGAGTGCCACACATCTATGCGACCAATGAAGCTGATTTATACTTTGCATTAGGCTATGCACATGCCCAAGATCGACTTTGGCAAATGACGCTTTCTCAAATTGCGGCTGAAGGTCGTTTTGCTGAATTCTTTGGTCCTGAATTAGTTGAGCTCGATAAATATCAACGTACCCTCGGTTTTTGGAGAACTTCACAAAAGCTAAGAGAAGAGGTTCTGAACGAAAAAGAACTTAGTGTACTTGAGGCGTATTCAGCGGGTGTGAATAGTTATATCGATAATAACCTAAACAAACTCCCGCCCGAGTTCGCTTTACTTGAAATTGAGCCAATTCGATGGAATCCAACACGATCTATTGCCATTAATAGGCTGATGGCGTGGCAGTTAAATATGAGTTGGTGGACCGAAGTGACCTATGGTTACTTGAAGTCTATTCTACCTCCGCAGCAATTTGACCAGCTTCAGCTCACCTTTCCATCTGATGCTCCAACTACTTTGGATGATGAGGAATCTATTCGTTTAACCGCCGACCTAATGCCTATGCTTCAACTTGAAGTGGACAAACGAAAGCTACTTGAAGTAGAGGGCAATCATGTTGGGAGTAATGCTTGGGTTGTAGATGGAAGCAAAACTCAAACTGGCTTTCCACTACTAGCAGGTGATCCTCATTTAGGATTAGACATGCCGGGTGTTTGGTATGAGGCTCATTTGAACTTAAATGGTCGCAATGTATCGGGAGCAACCATAGCCGGAATACCTGCTGTAATCATAGGCCAAAATGATGTAATGGCTTGGTCGTTTACAAACATCATGGCAGATGACACCGATTTCTTCATTGAGCAAATAGATCCAAATGATCGAGGGCGCTATGTGGCTGACTCTCTCAACGATAGCACGGCCGTCTACGAGTACTTCGATAAAGTTCGTGAGGTTATTAAAGTAAAAGATGGGGACGATGTTTCCCTTGAAGTTCGTCATACCAAACACGGACCAATCATCACGGATATCTATCCAAATTCTGCGTCCAAGAATGGTCAACTCATCAGTATGCAGTGGACAGGCCATGAGATGAGCAACGAATTTAGAACACTGTATGGCATTAACTGGGCTACTAATTTCCAAGAGTTTCAAGAAGTATTACCTCATTTTGGCGTACCTGGGCAAAACTTCATGTATGGAGATGTTAATGGCAATATAGCGATGTTCTCTACCGCTAAGCTTCCAATTAGAACTGGAAATAAAATCATATTGCGCAAAGGCTGGAACCCAGAAGAAGATTGGCAAGGATACATCCCATTTGATGAGATGCCTCATGTTATCAATCCAGATAAAGGATGGATTGCAAATGCGAATAACAAATTGACTACCGAAAACTATAAGCATTATTTGGCCACATTTTGGGAGCCGCCAGCTCGCATCGAACGTATTACTGAGTTTCTGCAAAGCCATCAGACATTAACCCCTGAGCTTTTTGCTGAGCTTCAAAATGACGATTTATCCAAGCATGCCGAGGAACTCACTCCAATTATCATTGATATCATTCGTTCTCAAAACTCCTTCAACTTTGATAATGCCCTCACCTATCTAGAAAATTGGGATTATCGCTATTCTAAGAATGCTACCGCAGCTTCTATTTTTGATGTGTTTTTCTATCGATTAGCTGAGAATACCCTTAAGGATGAATTTGGTGATGAAATTTATGCCAACTTCATACATCATGAGAATGTACCTGTTCGAACCCTTTCGAAATTACTACAAGAAGAATCCTACTTTTTTGATGATGTTCTTACTCCCGACATCGAGACAAAGACAGACATGGTAGTAAAAAGCATGCAAGAAGCTCTTTATTTCTTGAGTGATTCCTTAGGAAATGAATCTGAAGAATGGCGATGGGAGCAGCTTCATACCATTACTTTCGATCCCCCACTTTTTGCGGATGCAGCTAAAGATTCGAATGCCTCCAAAGTGCTAAAGCTCGTAGTAAACAACTTATTGAGTAAAGGTCCCTATGCTGTTAGAGGACATGGCATGACGGTAAATAACGCCCAATACAGCTGGGATGAACCATTTGAAATGGTTCTAGGTGCTTCAATTCGTCGCATTGTTGATTTATCAAATTTAGGCGAAATTAGGAGCATACTTCCAACCGGGCAATCCGGAAACCCATTATCGAATCATTATGGTGATCAGACGGAACTTTGGTTAAACGGGCAGTATAGAACTCTGTATCAAGACAGCACTTTGTTTAGAAAAGCAGAACTCAAAACAATGAAACTAACTCCCAGTGGTTCTTGATGTATATCATCAACGATAGCAAACAAAACATTTACATTAGGAAATAGATGAATCGATTTATAAAGCTCATTGCGATCATAGTTATTTGCATTCCCGCTCTAGCATTTAATAGTGAGACTCCAACTCCATACAAAGCTATGGAGACAGGAAGTATAGCTACTCCCCCACCTTATAAGTTTGACATCGATTCGCTAGTTAAGAATGCAAGCTTGAGGGAAAAGATAGGTCAGCTATTTGTGGTAAGAGCTTATGGGCGATTCACGAATAAAGACACGCATACCTACAAAGAACTCACCGACTTGGTAACTAAGCATAAAGTGGGTGGTTTCATCTTTATGCAAGGGCAAATTTATGATCAGGCTATACTGACCAACAAGCTACAGCGATTGAGCAATATTCCTTTATGGATTACTCAAGACATGGAATATGGGGCTGCAATGCGTGTTTCAGGTACCACACGTATTACCCCTGCAATGGGCGTTGCTTCTTCGGGTGATAAATTCAATGCTTATTTAGCTGGCCAAGTAACCGCTCGTGAGGCCAAAGCATTAGGGGTACATCAAATTTTTGCCCCAGTTTTAGATGTAAATAACAATCCATTGAACCCCGTTATTAACGTTCGATCTTATTCTGCAGATCCACATATTGTAGCCGAATTTGGTACTGCATTCATTAAGGGTGTTCAGAGTGAAGGATTAGTGGCCACTGCAAAACACTTTCCGGGGCATGGCGACACCGATACTGATTCACATATTGGCTTACCAGTATTAGATTTCGATTACAACCGTTTAGATTCTTTAGAGCTTATTCCATTTAAAGCAGCCATTGATAACGGGATTACCAGTATCATGAGTGCACATATTGCCTTTCCACAGATTAGCTCAGAAAAAGACCTCCCTGGCACTTTAGATGAAGTGATTTTAGGAGATATCCTTGCAGATTCTCTCAAATTTGATGGCCTCGTTGTTACCGATGGACTTGAAATGCAAGGTATAACATCTAAGTATTCTCCCGGTAGAGCGGTTGTACGAGCACTCAAAGCTGGAGCGGATATTATGCTCATTAGTCCAGATGTGTACACGGCCATAAATGAAGTTGAACAAGCCGTTTTAAATGGTGAGATCACCGAAGAACGCATCAATCAATCTTACAGAAAACTGCTGCTTTGGAAACAAGAGTTTGGCTTATTTGATGGTGAGAATATTGTAGACATAGACAAGATCGACGAAGTGATTAGCAGTCATGAACACGATGCAATTGCTCGAAAGATTGCTAAAGAGTCGGTTACCGTACTTAAGAATCAGAGTGACATCCTCCCTATCGATCCTACTCGCTTTAAGAACATTATGGTGTTATCCATTTCTGATGGCGTAACCGGAACAACTGGGAATGGATTTGCCTCTGCTGTAAGAGACTTTCACCCGAACGTTAACTTCTTTGCCTTTGATGAGCGTACTACCAATAAAGAGAAGGATCAAATCCTTCGTAAAGCCAAACAAGTTGATTTAATCATTATTGGGGCATTTATTCGGTTAAGCACTGGTAATTCCATTCAGTTCAGCCGAGACCAACTTACATTTCTACGCAGGGTTCTGAAGGGAAATAAGAAATCGGCTTTAGTAGCCTTTGGAAATCCTTATACAGTAAGCGAATTGAGTGATACCGATGTCCATATAATGGGTTGGTATAATTCGAGCAATCAAATGAATGCCGTTGCTGCTGCTATGTTTGGTGCTGCTGATGTTGGAGGAAAACTTACTATAGAAATTCCTGGGATGTACCAAATTGGAGACGGACTAGAGTTTCCACATACCGTAATGGGATTCGGTGATCCTGAAGATGTGGGTGTTGATTCTCGCAAACTTTACGAAATTGAGGATATTCTACGAGATGCCGTGCGAGATTCTGTATTCCCAGGTGCCGTTGCCGCCGTGGTGAAGGATGGCAAAATGATATATCGTGAAGCGGTTGGTTATCATGATTACGAAAAACTCAAAGCTGTTAAAAAATCGGATGTATTTGATTTAGCTTCTATTACAAAGGTGATGTCTACCACTACAGCTGTGATGAAGTTAATCAATGATGAAAAAATTGAGCTCTCGAATAAAGTTTCTGAGTTCATACCTGAATTCGATACCGACGTCAAAAAAGATATCACTATTGGGCAGTTGCTCTTGCATGAATCTGGCCTCCCTCCTTTCAGAGTGTATGTTGATTCACTTAAAACTCGTAAAGAGATTATTGAAGCCATAAAAAACGAGCCGCTTACCTACGAGCCAGGAACTGAATATGTATATAGTGACCTTGGCATGATTTTACTAGCTGAAATAGTGGGAGAAATCACAGGGCAACGCATTGATGGTTTTATGCGCAAAGAGTTCTTTTATCCAATGGGGATGAGTGCGACTTATTTCAACCCTAAGAAGGTAAGTCGTTGGTATGTAAATCGAATACCACCTACTGAAATTGATGACACCTACCATCGTGGGCTCGTGCAAGGTATGGTTCACGACGAGAGAGCCTACTTCATGGATGGAGTAGCTGGGCATGCAGGCCTCTTCTCAAATGCAGTAGATATGGGCCGCTTTAGCACTATGCTACTTAATGGAGGTGTTTATGGCACTGAACAATATATAAGCCCGCAAATCATCAACCTGTTCACTTCAGAGCAATCTGAACTTAGTGGTCGTGGATATGGTTTTGATCGACGTAGTGAATCCGGCTTTACAACCGCAGGTCAACTAAGTAGTAATGATACTTTTGGCCACCTCGGTTTTACTGGAACAAGCCTCTGGATCGACCGCGAAAAAAACATGGCGGTTATTTTATTAACCAACCGTACTTTTCCATCAAGAGATTATGGTAAAAGAATTAGCCGAATTAGAGCTGCGGTAGCCGATGCTGCTTATTCCGCAATCAAAGAAAAACTATGACCTGGAATCAATTATTTGAACGCGCGTTTATTCCCTATTCAAAAAACGCAAATGCATGCATCATTCAAGGTGCCTCTGGAAAAAACTATGTGGGCGTTCGCGTAGAAAATTTATCATTCCCATTAACGGTATCGGCTATTCAAGCAGCATGTTGCTTTTGTTTGGCTAGCAATGATGAACCAAAAGTGCTGATTACACATGGGAAGCCTCTTGAGCAACAGAGCTTTTGGGTAACTGAATTCGACTTAGAAATTAAAATTGTTGACGACCTTACCAACATTGAACTCTTTGATGATATAGTTAGTGAGTTAGCTCAAGAAGTGAGCTACACTTTAAAAGGTCTACTTAGTAATGCCAAGACCATGCATTCAGACTTCCCAGTCTCGTCTCTTATAAAAACAGAAAATGGCTGGATATCTGGGGTGAATATTGAAGTCTCAGATTGGAGTAGAGGGCTATGTGCCGAACGTGTGGCTATCAGTAAGGCATTTGCCCTTGGCTATACACAATTCAAAGAAATCTATGTGCACACCTTAAAAGGGGAAGTAAGCAGCCCCTGTGGAGCATGTAGGCAA belongs to Balneola vulgaris DSM 17893 and includes:
- a CDS encoding 3-hydroxyacyl-CoA dehydrogenase family protein: MSIKKVAVIGGGTMGNGIAHVFAMNGIPVNLIETKQEFADRAISTIDKNLERMVKKEKVSAEQKVTTLESIQPVLDIAEGVKDVDLIVEAVPENYDIKKSVWEQVDANAQEHAIFASNTSSISITKLAALTSRPEKFIGMHFFNPVPVMKLVEIVRGLETDDDTYTIVEETSKLLAKVPVPVNDFPGFVSNRVLMPMINEAIFCVHEGVATPENVDEVMKLGMAHPMGPLRLADFIGLDVCLDILNVLYEGFKDPKYRPAPLLVKMVDAGKLGNKTGEGFYKY
- a CDS encoding penicillin acylase family protein, with the protein product MKTFSKLLIFFLILFFGVTGLAIYWTFYKPLPNYEATIPLSALNAEVDIHWDEFGVPHIYATNEADLYFALGYAHAQDRLWQMTLSQIAAEGRFAEFFGPELVELDKYQRTLGFWRTSQKLREEVLNEKELSVLEAYSAGVNSYIDNNLNKLPPEFALLEIEPIRWNPTRSIAINRLMAWQLNMSWWTEVTYGYLKSILPPQQFDQLQLTFPSDAPTTLDDEESIRLTADLMPMLQLEVDKRKLLEVEGNHVGSNAWVVDGSKTQTGFPLLAGDPHLGLDMPGVWYEAHLNLNGRNVSGATIAGIPAVIIGQNDVMAWSFTNIMADDTDFFIEQIDPNDRGRYVADSLNDSTAVYEYFDKVREVIKVKDGDDVSLEVRHTKHGPIITDIYPNSASKNGQLISMQWTGHEMSNEFRTLYGINWATNFQEFQEVLPHFGVPGQNFMYGDVNGNIAMFSTAKLPIRTGNKIILRKGWNPEEDWQGYIPFDEMPHVINPDKGWIANANNKLTTENYKHYLATFWEPPARIERITEFLQSHQTLTPELFAELQNDDLSKHAEELTPIIIDIIRSQNSFNFDNALTYLENWDYRYSKNATAASIFDVFFYRLAENTLKDEFGDEIYANFIHHENVPVRTLSKLLQEESYFFDDVLTPDIETKTDMVVKSMQEALYFLSDSLGNESEEWRWEQLHTITFDPPLFADAAKDSNASKVLKLVVNNLLSKGPYAVRGHGMTVNNAQYSWDEPFEMVLGASIRRIVDLSNLGEIRSILPTGQSGNPLSNHYGDQTELWLNGQYRTLYQDSTLFRKAELKTMKLTPSGS
- a CDS encoding glycoside hydrolase family 3 N-terminal domain-containing protein is translated as MNRFIKLIAIIVICIPALAFNSETPTPYKAMETGSIATPPPYKFDIDSLVKNASLREKIGQLFVVRAYGRFTNKDTHTYKELTDLVTKHKVGGFIFMQGQIYDQAILTNKLQRLSNIPLWITQDMEYGAAMRVSGTTRITPAMGVASSGDKFNAYLAGQVTAREAKALGVHQIFAPVLDVNNNPLNPVINVRSYSADPHIVAEFGTAFIKGVQSEGLVATAKHFPGHGDTDTDSHIGLPVLDFDYNRLDSLELIPFKAAIDNGITSIMSAHIAFPQISSEKDLPGTLDEVILGDILADSLKFDGLVVTDGLEMQGITSKYSPGRAVVRALKAGADIMLISPDVYTAINEVEQAVLNGEITEERINQSYRKLLLWKQEFGLFDGENIVDIDKIDEVISSHEHDAIARKIAKESVTVLKNQSDILPIDPTRFKNIMVLSISDGVTGTTGNGFASAVRDFHPNVNFFAFDERTTNKEKDQILRKAKQVDLIIIGAFIRLSTGNSIQFSRDQLTFLRRVLKGNKKSALVAFGNPYTVSELSDTDVHIMGWYNSSNQMNAVAAAMFGAADVGGKLTIEIPGMYQIGDGLEFPHTVMGFGDPEDVGVDSRKLYEIEDILRDAVRDSVFPGAVAAVVKDGKMIYREAVGYHDYEKLKAVKKSDVFDLASITKVMSTTTAVMKLINDEKIELSNKVSEFIPEFDTDVKKDITIGQLLLHESGLPPFRVYVDSLKTRKEIIEAIKNEPLTYEPGTEYVYSDLGMILLAEIVGEITGQRIDGFMRKEFFYPMGMSATYFNPKKVSRWYVNRIPPTEIDDTYHRGLVQGMVHDERAYFMDGVAGHAGLFSNAVDMGRFSTMLLNGGVYGTEQYISPQIINLFTSEQSELSGRGYGFDRRSESGFTTAGQLSSNDTFGHLGFTGTSLWIDREKNMAVILLTNRTFPSRDYGKRISRIRAAVADAAYSAIKEKL
- a CDS encoding cytidine deaminase, yielding MTWNQLFERAFIPYSKNANACIIQGASGKNYVGVRVENLSFPLTVSAIQAACCFCLASNDEPKVLITHGKPLEQQSFWVTEFDLEIKIVDDLTNIELFDDIVSELAQEVSYTLKGLLSNAKTMHSDFPVSSLIKTENGWISGVNIEVSDWSRGLCAERVAISKAFALGYTQFKEIYVHTLKGEVSSPCGACRQVIHQHMAKKSIHMYHADDTISTHAISDLLPFNFTSNTLSS